One Aegilops tauschii subsp. strangulata cultivar AL8/78 chromosome 2, Aet v6.0, whole genome shotgun sequence genomic window, aaagaccaatgaggcgtcttgatctatctctatagatcttgatgcctaatatataagcagcttctccaaggtccttcattgaaaatcacttattcaaataggcctttatactctccaagaattctatatcatttcccatcaatagtatgtcatccacatataatatgagaaatgctacagagctcccactcactttcttgtaaacacaggcttctccataagtctgtgtaaacccaaacgctttgatcatctcatcaaagcgaatgttccaactccgagatgcttgcaccagcccatagattgagcgctggagcttgcatactttgttagcattcttaggatcgacaaaaccttccggctgcatcatatacaactcttccttaaggaagccattaaggaatgccgttttgacgtccatctgccatatctcataatcatagtatgcggcaattgctaacatgattcggacggactacagcttcgctacgggtgagaaagtcttatcgtagtcaaccccttgaacttgtcgataacccttagcgacaagtcgagctttgtagatggtcacattaccatctgcgtccgtcttcttcttaaagatccatttgttttctatggctcgccgctcatcgggcaagtcagtcaaagtccatactttgttttcatacatggattctatctcggatttcatggcttctagccatttgtcggaatccgggcccgccatcacttcttcatagttcgaaggttcaccgttgtctaacaacatgatttccaggacagggttgccgtaccactctggtgtggaacgtgtccttgtggacctacgaagttcagtagtaacttgatccgaagcttcatgatcatcatcattaacttcctccccagtcggtgtaggcaccacaggaacattttcccgcgctgcgctactttctggttcggaaggggtgactatcacctcatcaagttccactttcctcccactcaattctttcgagaaaaactccttcgccagaaaggacccgttcttggcaatgaagatcttgccttcggatctgaggtagaaggtatacccaatagtttccttggggtatcctatgaagacgcattttttcgacttgggttcgagcttttcaggttgaagtttcttgacataagcatcgcatccccaaacttttagaaacgacagcttaggtttcttcccaaaccataattcataaggtgtcgtctcaacggatttcgacggagccctatttaaagtgaatgcggcagtctctaaagcatagccccaaaatgagagcggtaaatcagtaagagacatcatagatcgcaccatatccaatagagtgcgattacgacgttcggacacaccgtttctctgaggtgttccaggcggcgtgagttgtgaaactattccacatttccttaagtgtgtaccaaattcgtgacttaaatattctccaccacgatctgatcgtaagaattttattttcctgtcacgttgattctcaacttcactctgaaattccttgaacttttcaaaggtttcagacttgtatttcattaggtagacatacccatatctacttaaatcatcagtgagagtgagaacataacgatatcctccgcgagcctcaacactcattggaccgcacacatcggtatgtatgatttccaataagttggttgctcgctccattgttccggagaacggagtcttggtcatcttacccatgaggcatggttcgcacgtgtcaaatgattcgtaatcaagagactccaaaagtccatctgtatggagcttcttcatgcgcttgacaccaatgtgaccaaggcggcagtgccacagatatgtgggactatcgttatcaactttacatcttttggtattcacactatgaacatgtgtaacatcacgttcgagattcatcaaaaataaaccattgaccagcggggcatgaccataaaacatatctctcaaataaatagaacaaccattattctcggatttaaatgagtagccatctcgaattaaacgagatccagatacaatgttcatgctcaaagctggcactaaataacaattattgaggtttaaaactaatcccgtgggtagatgcagaggtagcgtgccgacggcaatcacatcgaccttggaaccattcccgacacgcatcgtcacctcgtccttcgccagtctccgtttattccgtagttcctgctttgagttacaaatatgagcaaccgcaccggtatcaaatacccaggagctactacgagtactggtaaggtacacatcaattacatgtatatcacatatacctttggtgttgccggccttcttcttgtccgctaagtatttggggcagttccgcttccagtgaccacttcccttgcaataaaagcactcagtctcgggcttgggtccattccttggcttcttcccagtaactggcttaccgggcgcggcaactcccttgccgtccttcttgaagttcttcttacccttgcccttcttgaacttagtggttttattcaccatcaacacttgatgttcttttttgatctccccttccgctgatttcagcattgaatatacctcaggaatggtcttttccatcccctacatattgtagttcatcacaaagctcttgtagcttggtggaagcgattgcaggattctgtcaatgaccgcgtcatccgggagattaactcccagctgagacaagcggttgtgcaacccagacattctgagtatgtgctcactaacagaactgttctcctccattttacagctgaagaacttgtcggagacatcatatctctcgacccgggcatgagcttgaaaaaccagtttcagctcctcgaacatctcatatgctccatgtttctcaaaacgcttttggagacccggttctaagctgtaaagcatgccgcactgaacgagggagtaatcatcagcacgtgattgccaagcgttcataacgtcttggttctctgggattggtgcttcacctagcggtgcttctaagacataatctttcttggctactatgaggatgagcctcaggttccggacccagtccgtatagttgctgccatcatctttcagcttggttttctctaggaatgcgttgaaattgaggacaacgttggccatttgatctacaatacatagtgtaaagattttagactaagttcatgataattaagttcatctaatcaaatttttaatgaactcccactcagatagacatccctctagtcatctaagtgaaacatgatccgaattcaactaggccgtgtccgatcatcacgtgagacggactagtcaagatcggtgaacatctccatgttgatcgtatcttctatacgactcatgctcgacctttcggtcctccgtgttccgaggccatgtctgtacatgctaggctcgtcaagtcgacctaagtgtattgcgtgtgttccgaggccatgtctgtacatgctaggctcgtcaacacccgttgtattcgaacgttagaatctatcacacccgatcatcacgtggtgcttcgaaacaacgaaccttcgcaacggtgcacagttagggtgaacactttcttgaaattattataagggatcatcttacttactaccgtcgttctaagcaaataagatgcaaaaacatgataaacatcacatgcaatcaaatagtgacatgatatggccaatatcatcatgctcctttgatctccatcttcggggcaccatgatcatcttcgtcaccggcatgacaccatgatctccatcatcatgatctccatcattgtgtcttcatgaagtcgtcacgccaacgattacttctacttgtatggctaacgcgtttagcaacaaagtaaagtaaattacatggcgttattcaatgacacgcaggtcatgcaaaataataaagacaactccaatggctcctgccagttgtcatactcatcgacatgcaagtcgtgattcctattacaagaatatgatcaatctcatacatcacatatatcattcatcacatcttctggccatatcacatcacatagcacttgctgcaaaaacaagttagacgtcctctaattgttgttgcaagttttttacgtggtttgtaggtttctagcaagaacgttttcttacctacgtatgaccacaacgtgatttgccaatttctatttacccttcataaggacccttttcatcgaatccgttccgactaaagtaggagagacagacacccgctagccacctcatgcaactagtgcatgtcagtcggtggaacctgtctcacgtaagcgtacgtgtaaggtcggtccgggccgcttcatcctacaatgccgccgaaacaagaaacgactagtagcggcaagaagaattggcaaactcaacgcccacaactgctttgtgttctactcgtgcatagtaactacgcataggcctggctcatgatgccactgttgggaatcgtagcataatttaaaaaatttctacgctcaccaagatgcatctatggagtctactagcaacgaggggaaaggagtgcatctacatacccttgtagattgcgagcggaagcgttccaatgaacgtggatgacggagtcgtactcgccgtgatccaaatcaccgatgaccgagtgccgaacggacggcacctccgcgttcaacacacgtacggtgcagcgacgtctcctccttcttgatccagcaagggggaaggagaggttgatggagatccagcagcacgacggcgtggtggtggatgtagcgggtctcggcagggctttgccaagcttctgcgagagagagagaggtgttgcaggggaggagggaggcgtcCAAGGCTGTGTGtagctgccctccctcccccctttatataggccccctggggggcgctggcccagggagatgggatctccaaggggggcggcggccaaagggggggaaggggtgccttgccccccaaggcaagggggaagctcccccccctagggttcccaaccctaggcgcatgggggtaggcccaaggggggcgccccagcccactaagggctggttcccttccactttcagcccacggggccctccgggataggtggccccacccggtggacccccgggacccttccgatggtcccggtacaataccggtaacccccgaaactttcccggtggccgaaacttgacttcctatatataattcttcacctccggaccattccggaacctctcgtgacgtccgggatctcatccgggactccgaacaactttcgggtttccgcatacatatatctctacaaccctagcgtcaccgaaccttaagtgtgtagaccctacgggttcgggagacatgcagacatgaccgagacgcctctccggtcaataaccaacagcgggatctggatacccatattggctctcacatgttccacgatgatctcatcggatgaaccacggtgtcgaggattcaatcaatccgtatgcaattccctttgccaatcggtatgttacttgcccgagattcgatcgtcggtatcccaataccttgttcaatctcgttaccggcaagtctctttactcgtaccgcaatgcatgatcccgtgactaacgccttagtcacattgagctcattatgatgatgcattaccgagtgggcccagagatacctctccgtcacacggagtgacaaatctcagtctcgatccgtgccaacccaacagacactttcggagatacccgtagtgcacctttatagtcacccagttacgttgtgacgtttggcacacccaaagcactcctacggtatccgggagttgcacgatctcatggtctaaggaaaagatacttgacattggaaaagctctagcaaacgaaactacacgatcttttatgctatgcttaggattgggtcttgtccatcacatcattctcctaatgatgtgatcccgttatcaatgacatccaatgtccatagtcaggaaaccatgactatctgttgatcaacgagctagtcaactagaggcttactagggacacgttgtggtctatgtattcacacaggtattacgatttccggacaatacaattatagcatgaacaatagacaattatcatgaataaagaaatataataataaccatttattattgcctctagggcatatttccaacacccacTTGGGGGCGCAAACAGCCGGCCATGCAACGGAACAGTTTCCTCCGTTCGCCTCCGCTTTCCCACACCATAGAAACCCTCGCAAAATTTTGTTGATGgccttgattatcttggatgggAGCTCCACCGCTAGCATCGCATGTATTGGCATTGACGATAGCACCGACTTGACAAGGAGTAGCCCTCCACTCTTCGGCAGTGATGAAGCTCTCCATGTGGGTAGGCATGCCGCAATGAGGTCCACCAACCCCTGAAACTGGGCTGCCGATTGCCGACGTATGGTCAATGGGAGCCCAAGATATCTTATCAGAAATCTCCCAAGTGAGCAGCCAAGGGTATCAACAACCACCTCCATTTGGTCTTGCGTGCACCTGATCGGTAACGCAGCACTCTTGCGCAAGTTGGCTTTAAGGCCCGAGGCAGCAGCAAAAATAACCAGAATGAGTGAGCATGCTCGTAAGTCCATCATATGTGGTTTAAGAAATACCATGACGTCGTCCGCAAAGATTGACATCCTGTGTCGTAGTCCGGATGGTGCTAGGGGGGCAAGGAGGCCAAGCTAAGCCGCCCGATAGAAGAGCCGCTGAAGTGGCTCCATGACTAGAAGAAAGAGCATTGGCGACATTGGGTTCCCCTGTCTCAGTCCACATTTGTTGTATATTGGCTTTCCTGGCACTCCATTGACCATAACTCTCGTGGAGGATGTGGCAAGGAGCCCACAGATCCACCCAATCCACCGTCGTCCAAAACCCATAGCATGCAAAACCTCCAATAAGAATGGCCACTGGACGGAATCAAAAGCTTTCGATATGTCAAGCTTTAAGAGCACGGTGGGATCCCTCAAGGCATGTAGCCGCCTAGCCGTTCCTTGCACGAGCATGAAATTATCATGCAGATATCTGCCCTTCACGAATGCGCTCTGGTGCTTGCCCACCAAGCGAGGTAGATCATCCACGAGCCTAGAAGCGAGTACCTTGTCAAAGATCTTGATGGCGCTGTGCGCCATGCTCACGGGTCTAAAGTCACGAAGCTCCTCCGCCCCATCCATCTTCGGCAACAAGGACACCAACGCCTTGTTTATTGCCGGCATGCCCCGCGTGTGTCTCCACGGTAGAACGCGTCCAGCGCTCTGAGCAAGTCTAGCTTGATGATGCTCCAGCAGCAAGCATATAACCTGTTGGTGAACCCATCCGGGCCCGGCGCCTTGTCCGGTGGCAGCAATTTGACCACTTTCTCAAGCTCCTCCTCGGTGAAAGGCAGCTCTAGGTGTGATAGATCATGTCTTGGGAGGCCCAGGTCCTCAAGCCGCAAGGCGGCACCCCTCTCCTTGGTTGTGCCGAGCAGCTGGCCGTAGTAATCGTCCACTTCCTCCGCAATCTGATCGTGCCCAGTGATTAACTGCTCGTCCTTCTTAAGGGAAGTGATCATGTTCTTCCTTTGTCTTTGCCTGACATGTCGGTAGAAGAATTCAGTGCTGGCGTCCCCTTCTCTCAAGTGCAGAATACGAGACCTCTGTCTAGCAATGCCCCTCTCGAGCGAGCAAAGACCTAGAAGTTTCCTCTTGAGGGTTTTCCTAAGGAGAAATGCTGCCACCGTAAGGAGTCTGTGATCCGAGGCGCTGTCCAGCCTATATATGAGCTCCATTGCCATAGCAATCTGTAGCTTGACATTTCCTATCCACCGGTCGCTCCATCCTTGCAACTTCTTGGCCGTGGCCCTAAGCTTATTGTCCAGGACGACGAAAGGATTGCCCACCGATGGCACCGAGTTCCAAGCCATAGAAACCGTGTCCATGAACCCCTCCGCACGTGGCCAAAAGGCCTCGAACCGGAACCTGTGTCCCACATATATGTCGGCATGGAGATCAATAAGCATTGGACAGTGGTCCGAAACCGAGGTACCCAATGCTTTTAGGAAGCAGACGGATGGAGGTCCTCCCATGCATTGGTGTTGAACACGTGGTCGATCTTTTCTTTGGTGGCATTCTCGCGCTCGTTCGACCATGTAAATCTCCTCCCACTTAGATAGAGTTCCTTGAGCTCCAACCTGTTCAATGAGGACCGAAAACGGGCTATCATTCGCCTATTGACCGCATCATTACTCTTTTCACTTGCAGCAGCCAAAAGGTTGAAATCTCCCACCACAGCCCAGGGGCCAACATGAAGATCCCGAATTTCCACCAGCTCCTCGAGGAATTCCACCTTCTCATGATCGAGCTGGGGGGCGTAAACGCACGTCAGCCACCACTCCGGTGCCCCCTCAGGCTTGAACAGAGCCGTCAGGGTATTCTGTGTGGTGTGCGGATTGAAGAGTGAGACCATGAGTGCATCCCATGCGATCAAaatgcctccacatgtgccatTGGCCGGTAAGTAGTAGAAATTCTCAAATCTATTCCCAAGGCAATGCCGAATGATCTCCGCTGTTACAAGTTTCAATTTCGTTTCCTGGAAGCACACGATAGTAGGGTTCGCGTCTACAACTACTTGATGAATAGCATTGCGCCATGCCGGAGAGTTGAGGCTGCGCACATTCCACACTAGAACTTTCAGAGGTTGTGCAGCCATAAGAACAGCCCACACACATCCGCTGCACCACAAGGATGCCTATGTGGCCGCCGCCACAACCGCTGGCAACTCCTGCATAGGAACCACCGAAGGCTCCCACCCGAAGAGAGCAAGAATGGCCGCAATATGCATGTCCGAGAGCGGGTTGGAGAAAAGGTCCACGTAAGCTTGAAGCGCCGCATCCCCAATGGTCTCCCCCTCGTGAGCGAGACAAAGCTTGCGAATAATGGTCTGCTGCTGCCTACTAAACATACCACTTGACAAGTATATTCTGGTGGTTTACATGCAACAATTGCAATGCATTTGCTAATTAGACTTAGGAAATTTGTGTGTTAAGCCTACCCTCCAATGTCCTGCTAGATTCGTCACTGCTTGCAGGAGGGAAGTCAGGGTGCTACAATATCCTCCTTTAGTAAAACAGAGAAGGCAAGTCAGAGAACTAGCACGAAGAACAAACTACTATTGACAGTCGATTATTGTACATCAATTACTGTTGTGAAATCGTTGTATTAGAGCACTGTTCATGAAACTCTTGTGAAAGAAAGTCAGATTCCTGTAGCTTCCCTGGCTTCTCTTAGTgagtcagaggatccacttccaggCACAGGTGGTTGCTGCTCCACAAACATAGGTGACTTCCCCTTAATTGTCTCCTCAATAGAGAGATGCTGGACTTGGAGTAACGATTTGAGATAGCCACCCGAGAACAACCAGGAAACTTCTGTTGGAAGGATCGGTTTGCCATGAGAAATCTCGTTCCGAAGATGCCAAATTCGCCATTGGAGCGGCAGGAGCATGTCGCGCGTCCTTCCAGGCAGATCGGTAAGTATGTGCAGAAGCCATCCATCATGTGTCCTCTGGACATACTACTTGGCACTGGTACGGAGTATTACCCAATCCACTAGCTAGAACTTTGTCCTTCATGCATGCGCACACACTATGTCAATCTTTGTATAATCATCACAATGTATTTTTTTTAGGGGTCTCATAATGTATATATTGACACGTATATTTACTTGCACACACGTATGTTGTAATTATACAGACTAATGGAAGGAGAAAATAGGGAATTAAACATGGATTCTAGTCTTTTATTTTTAGCAACCATTATGCTAATTGTTTTAATTTTAATCACATGGTAAATTACTTTGACCATATCAGATTTCTACAATTACTATGGATTACAAGGTGTGGAATTAAGATCAGCACAATGACCTTGTTACACAAAAACTGTTGCAGTAAAGCACTAAAACTAATTCAAAAATACCCCTTCAAAAAAGATACAGTAATACAATAATAGAAATAGAAAATAGAATTTTTTTTTTCTAAGAAGAAATGAATTAAGGGCATTGGTATTACCctaaagaagaaagaaaatgaaaaggaAAATTTCATATTGTCAATGTCCATATTCTTTTCTATAAGCTTggtcaaacttcataaagtttgaATTATGATGATAAAACTAATATGTGTAGTAAAAAGGAACATGAGGAGTGTTATGTAAATATGCCTAACATGAACAATCATAAAGACTTGTGTCAACTTTTTTCTTATAGGGAGGTATCAAAATGTATTTCCCCGCAAAAAATGTATTAAAAGCTTACATACAAAATATGCAAAACTTGCACAATTCGGTAGTGTGGAAGAACAAATGTAATAGTGTAAATTTAATAAATCATGACTCAAAATAGGTCAACACACAAAAAATGAATTCCATTTTGATTTCTAGTGAAACTGAAGTAGTGTCACATAATTGCAGAATTAGTACGTTGTCACATGCACAACTACAGGGGGAAAGATCCAACCACCAAAAAAGTCGACTAAACATTGGTAAAAGAGACATAATAACATAATTTGTTATTGATTTTATTATATCAATTACGAAACTGCATTTCATTTTAAGTTCGTAAcagaattttttttaattatAAGGTTTTTTCTAGTCCTAAAACGTTTTCCTTCACTTCTCCAGTACAAAGTTTGTTGTCCTCATCCCTTTGACAATCGTAGTATATATTTCTCTCGTTCTTATAATTCTTTTTTCTTCCCATGGTCTGAACGTGGCATTCATCAGTTGAGAATTAAACCCATCCAAATCGTTGGATCCGTCGACGTGCTGCTGCTACATGCCTTCGTCCTCCAAGTTTCCAACCAGCCATTATATTATAGTTAAAACTCTAGCGTGTAAACCGGCAATCTTAGGGAAGATGCCGAGGGAGTGCTACACCTAGGTAACGTCAACATTGCACCATTTCACACTCATGACTCATCACACTCTATGAATCTAATCACACGTAGCATGCATATAAAATTAGTCATGCTACTCGTGCTTCACATGCTCGCTCTCTTGCCACTCGCCGATATATAGAGCGTGCCTCCCCAACTCCTAGTTGCATCCCTCGAGCCGCAAAGCCACCCGTGCCAGCTAGGCATCAGTTTTGTGTGAGTTTTTCAGTCGTCAATTTGTCATGGCTTTGGATGCCAGAGCTCCACGAGCCGTGGCGACGGCCTGCGAGCTCATCGTCGATGTCAACTTCGGTGCGACCAGGGCGTGGCCTGCATGTAACGGCAGCGCGTCGTCTAATGTGAGATCAGGGGATTTTGAGGGTGTCGTCCCTATAGATTTGCCGCTAGACGATGAGAGGAGGATGAAGCAGGAGCTGGTCGCCTGGGCAAAGGCCGTGGCATCCATGGCCATCAGGGCATATCACTGCAATGCTGAGGTCGTAGCGTCAGGTGTATACAGTGGCGGATCTAGGATTTGAAGACAGGGTAGTCCTCCCCCAGCATACAACATGTGAATGTTTCAACTAATTACCAATACCACGTAGAAATAAATCAATATGGTCTTACAAACATACTAAAATTATCAATTAAGTCCCAGTTTCTGTAAAAGAAGCCTACATAGCATGTCTGTGAAAAAGAGAAGCAATGTGCTAACTAATTACCAATAACACATAGGAAATAGATCAATATGGTCTTACAAACATGCTGAAATTGTCAATTAACTCTCAGTTTTGCATAAAACAAGCCTACCGGCATACACAAGTTCTGCGGTTTGCACATCGGCAACATCCGGCATAGGCTTCTTCACTATCTTCATAGCGTGTGTATGAAAAGAGAAGCAATGAGAATGAGTGATGTGCAGAATTATTTGTATGTGTTCGTCGGTTACTGTACTAGACAGTAGATAGCAGTAGCACAACAAAGAACAAACCCCAAATCTTAATTGGGGATTGGGCAGTGGGCGAGTTTCGAGCTGGTACCTCCAATCAGGCAACAACAGGGAGTACTTAAGACCTGGAGCGCTGTTTGGTCGGCCTGTGCTGGGTTGTTCGGAGCGCCGGGGGCTGGGCCGCAGCCTGCAGGGGGCGCAGATGCGATGGGTGCGGCTGGCTCCGACTGCGGTGCGGGCTGGACGGAGATGCGGGAGAGAGGAGGAAGCTCCTAGGCTCCCTGCGTTTGGGAGAGTGGCGACTGGCGAGGCGAGCGGGATCGCGGGGAGCGGCGAGGTGGACGGGGACGGAGGTGGCTCCGGGTCATGGACGACAAGCATTGTGGTGGCTGCGTGCGTTGTTGTTTGTTGGGCTCAGTCTTGCTGCTGGAATTCGAGCCGAGTCGAGCCAGCTCGTTTCGTTAACGAGCTA contains:
- the LOC141041072 gene encoding secreted RxLR effector protein 78-like, whose translation is MAHSAIKIFDKVLASRLVDDLPRLVGKHQSAFVKGRYLHDNFMLVQGTARRLHALRDPTVLLKLDISKAFDSVQWPFLLEVLHAMGFGRRWIGWICGLLATSSTRVMVNGVPGKPIYNKCGLRQGNPMSPMLFLLVMEPLQRLFYRAA
- the LOC141041073 gene encoding uncharacterized protein produces the protein MVSLFNPHTTQNTLTALFKPEGAPEWWLTCVYAPQLDHEKVEFLEELVEIRDLHVGPWAVVGDFNLLAAASEKSNDAVNRRMIARFRSSLNRLELKELYLSGRRFTWSNERENATKEKIDHVFNTNAWEDLHPFRFEAFWPRAEGFMDTVSMAWNSVPSVGNPFVVLDNKLRATAKKLQGWSDRWIGNVKLQIAMAMELIYRLDSASDHRLLTVAAFLLRKTLKRKLLGLCSLERGIARQRSRILHLREGDASTEFFYRHVRQRQRKNMITSLKKDEQLITGHDQIAEEVDDYYGQLLGTTKERGAALRLEDLGLPRHDLSHLELPFTEEELEKVVKLLPPDKAPGPDGFTNRLYACCWSIIKLDLLRALDAFYRGDTRGACRQ